ATGAGATCAATCACACCACGAAAGGCGTCCTTGACGTGCGGCGGGCCCGCTCCGACCGGGATTTGAATGGGAACGGGATTCGCTTTCAACCGACGCTCGATCTCAGCCAGCACCGATTCAAAGTCCGCCCCTTCGCGGTCCATCTTGTTGATGAACGCCACACGGGGAACCTTGTATCGATCGGCTTGACGCCAGACGGTTTCGCTTTGTGCCTCCACACCTTCCCGTGCGCTGAACACAACCACGCCTCCATCGAGCACGCGTAAACAACGCTCGACTTCCGCTGTGAAGTCGACGTGGCCAGGCGTATCGATCAAGTTGATCGTGTAATCCTTCCAAGGAAACGTGACGCACGCCGAGTAGATCGTAATCCCTCGCTCGGCTTCTTCTGGGTCGAAGTCGGTAGTTGTCGTCCCCTTATCGACCTCACCAACGCGATGAGAAGTTCCGCTGTAGAAAAGCATCCGCTCGGTGACGGTTGTCTTACCGGCGTCGATATGGGCAATCACACCGATGTTCCGAATGTCTTCAAGCTTTCGCGACATGACTCTACTGCCAGCCTGTGCGGCTGAACCCTTCCTGCTACTCAATCCAAGGAGAATAGTTTTGCTGCGATGCGCGCATAAAAAAAGCCGCACTTTTACTGAAGCACGGCTTTCGATGAACGGCTTTACCAGGCGAAGTGCGAAAATGCCTTATTCGCATCTGCCATGCGGTGCACGTTTTCGCGACGGGTGTATGCAGTGCCTTCACGGTTATAGGCGGCAAACAACTCGTCGGCCAGCTTCAAGTGGGCAGGACGCCCCTTCTTTTCACGAACTGCCAATAGCAACCAACGAATCGCAAGCGATTGCTGACGGGTGCGATTCACCTGCATAGGAACCTGATACGCGGCACCACCAACACGCTTCGAGCGAACCTCGACGTGCGGCTTCACGTTTTCCACGGCCTGAGTGAAAACGTCAATCGGCTCGTCATCAGGAACACGCTTCTTCAGTTCATCCATCGCGCCGTAGAAAACTTCCTGGGCGGTCGTCTTCTTGCCGTCTTGCATCAGACAGTTGATGAATTTGCTGGCCAAGATCGACTTGTAGCGTGGATCTGGCTTCAACGTTTCGCGGCTGGCGGTGATTTTACCCATTTTTGGTAACTAACTATTCGCTGTGTTCGTTCTTGAAATATATTCACCCAAGCAACACGCCGGCCCTAGGCCAGGCAGCATGCTTAGCTCTTCTTGGCACCGTAACGGCTACGAGACTGCTTACGACCGTTGACACCCAGGGCATCCAAGGCACCACGGACAACTTGGTACCGCACACCCGGAAGGTCGCGAACACGACCGCCGCGAACCAGCACGATCGAGTGTTCCTGCAAGCTATGGCCTTCACCGGGAATGTACACGGTGACTTCCTTCTGGTTCGACAGACGCACACGAGCGATCTTCCGAAGAGCCGAGTTTGGCTTCTTAGGGGTCATCGTGCGAACCTGCAAACAGACACCACGCTTCTGCGGGCACTTGTCCAAAACGGGAGACTTTGAAAACTTACGCTTCTTCTTCCGCGGACGTCGAATCAGCTGATTAATAGTAGGCATGCAAAAGGCCGTTGCTTCTAATCTGGGCCGCGATAAAAGGAAGGCGGCCGAATTTCTGTGTGCTTACTGTCGCTTCCCAAGGATTATGGGAAGCCCTTTAAATTATCCGATTGCCGAGAACTGTCAACCCGTAATGGGCGTTCAGACGTCGGGTATTTTGCTTCCATCCACTCGGAGTTTTCGTGGCCATCATAAGCCCCAGCGAAGAACACGTCGGGATGTCTTTCCAGATCCGTCTAGAAATGGCACATGGCCACGCGAACGTGGCCATGGCACCTAGCGGATTAACGTTTGGGCGATTTGCATCTTCCCAAACATCCTAATTCTTACAATTCGTCCTCAGTCCCTGGCTCAAAACCTTCGGCACCACCTTGAGGCGGTTGCGGAGGCTGCTGTGGCTGTGGATCGCCGTAGGCAGGACCCTCGGTCGCTGGGATCGAACCGCCACCACCGAGTAAGCTTTCCAGCCCTGGGGCAGGAGCCATTTCGGAAATCGCGGCTGGGCCAGGCTGCTGGGCAGTTTCGCCGTTGTCCTGCAAGAGCGGGAAGCTGTCTTCCAAAGTCCGTTCGCGAGTCCGCGAGGCCAATTCGGCCAAGGCTTCTGGATTGATACGCACTTCCGAATCTTGGAACGAGCGGAAACCAGTACCGGCAGGAATTAAGTGACCTAAGATCACGTTTTCCTTCAAACCGATCAGTTCGTCGATCTTGCCAGCCAGGGCGGCCTCGGTAAGAACCTTGGTCGTTTCCTGGAAGGACGCCGCTGAGATAAAGCTGGAACTTTGAACGGCTGCCTTGGTGATACCAAGTAGCTGGGTCGAAGCACTCGCCGCAGCAGGCTTGGCACCCTTAGCTGGCGTTCCGCCCAATGATTCGATCTGACCGTTCTCTTGTTCGAGCGCTTCCTTTGGCACGATCATGCCTTCGGTGAACTGCTGCGAGTCCCCGGTACCGGAGATTTTCAGACAGCGGGACAACTGATCGTTGGCACGACGGAAATCGAACTTATCCATCACCAAGCCCGGCAACAAGCTGGTATCGCCTGCCGAGTCGACCATCACCTTCCGCAGCATGCGGGCAACAATGATCTCGATGTGCTTATCGTTGATCTCCACACGCTGACTACGATAGACGCCCTGAATCTCGTGAAGCAGGTACTGCTGCACCGCTTCTTCCCCAGAGATACGGAGGATGTCGTGCGGCACCAGCGGTCCGTCGATCAACGACTGGCCAGCTCGGACGTAGTCACCAGTATGAACCAGGAACCGCTTACCGTGTGGCACTAAGTGCTCACGTTCGATGCCAGATTCGCTACGGACGATGATCGTTCGCTTACCACGCTTCTTCTCGGAAAGAATCTCGACGACACCATCGATCTCAGCCATCACGGCTGGATCTTTCGGCTTTCGAGCCTCGAAGATTTCCGTGACTCGTGGCAGACCACCCGTAATGTCCTTAACACCGCCCGATTCACGTGGCGTGCTGGCCACCGTGGTACCGGCCGAAACCTTGGCACCTTCTTCGGCGTCGATGATCGCCTTTTCGGGCAAGTAGTAAACGTCCAGCGGCTTACCATCTTCGTCTTCGATGACCAGCTGCGGATGGAAGTCACCCTTATGCTCCGTGATCATGCGACGTGCGAAGCCAGTCGAGTCGTGCTCGATCATCATCGTCTCGCCTTCGACCACGTCCTCATAACGGACGCGACCACCGACTTCGGCGACGATCGGAATCGAGTAAGGATTCCAGGAGCAGAGAACCTGACCGGTTTTGACCTCGTCGTTCTCTTTGACTTCCAACGTTGCCCCAGTGGGCACGTCGTAGCTTTCGATTTCACGACCCTTGGCATCGACAATCGTGATTTCACCATTGCGGGTGAGCACGATGTTCTTACCTTCGTCGTTGGTCGCCGTACGCATACGGGTAAACTTGACGAAACCGCCACGCTTGGTTTTCTTTTCGTGCTCTTCCGTATCGGTAACGGCCACACCACCGATGTGGAACGTACGCATGGTCAACTGCGTACCAGGCTCACCAATACTTTGAGCGGCGATGATACCGACGGCCATGCCTTCTTCGACCTGATCGCCAGTCGACATGTCCATACCGTAGCAAGCCTTGCAGCAACCCAGACCGCTATCGCAGGTCATGGGACTACGAACCTGAATCCGTTCGAGGCCCATTCGTTCGATCTTGCGAGCCGTATCAGGCGTGATCATTTCGTTTTCGCGAACGATCACTTCGTCGGTGATCGGGTTCACGATGCTTTGACGGCTGACACGCCCCTTGATGGCATCTGCCAGCGAGACTTCGACCTTTTCACCACGGTAAATAACGCCCTTGGTGATACCCTGGGTCGTACCGCAGTCGTCTTGCGTGATCACCACGTTCTGGGCGACGTCGGCCAGCTTACGCGTGAGGTAACCGGAGTCAGCCGTCTTCAACGCCGTATCGGCCAGACCCTTACGGGCACCGTGCGTCGAGGAGAAGTATTCGAGCACCGTCAAACCTTCGCGGAAGTTTGATTTGATCGGCGTTTCGATGATTTCACCACTCGGCTTGGCCATCAGACCACGCATACCGGCCAGCTGACGAATCTGTTCGGTACCACCACGAGCACCCGAGTCGGCCATCAAGTACACCGGATTGATGTAACCATGACCGCCACGATCGTCGTTCTTCATCTCGGTCATCATCTCGGCAGTAATCTGCTCACGAGCATGTGTCCAAGCGTCGAGAACCTGGTTGACTCGTTCCTTGTCGGTGATCACACCACGTTCGTAGAGTTTCTTAAACTTGATCACCTTCTTTTCGGCTTCACCGATGATCTTGTGCTTCGAGTCTGGAGTCACAAGGTCGTCGGTTGCGAAGGAAAGACCACTGCGGGTCGATTCGCGGAAACCAAGCTGGTTCATGTCGTCCAACAGGTTGATCGTGGCCCGACGCCCCAGACGCTGGTAACAGTCGGAAATCACCTTGGACAACTCACTACTACCGAGCGAGTGGTTGTAGAAGTCCATGCCTGGTGGAAGCATCTCGTTGAACAAAACACGACCAAATGTCGTCTCGACGATTCGTGTCGAGTTTTGCTCGTCGTCTTCACCCTTCAGCTTGCGGCCTTCCGGCAGACGGACCTTGATCAGCGCGTGCAGGTCAATGATGCCCTGAGCGAAGGCATAATCTGCCTCGTCCATCGAGGAGAAGGTCATTCCTTCACCTGGTCGGTTTGGCAGGCTGATGGTGATGAAGTTACAACCCATCACCACGTCCTGCGACGGACTCATGATCGGCTTACCATTCGATGGTGCGAAGATGTTATTCGTCGCCAACATCAGCGTGTGAGCTTCGACCTGAGCTTCGATCGAGAGCGGCAAGTGAACCGCCATCTGGTCTCCGTCGAAGTCGGCATTGAAGCCTTTACAGACAAGCGGATGAAGGTGAATCGCATTACCTTCTACCAGGGTTGGCTCGAAGGCTTGGATACCCATTCGGTGCAGCGTTGGGGCACGATTCAAGAGAACTGGGTGATTCTGAATCACCGATTCCAAGATATCCCAGACTTCTTCGTCCTTCCGTTCGAGCATCTTCTTGGCGCTCTTGATTGTGTCGGCATGACCGAGCACTTTGAGCTTGCGGATGATGAACGGTTGGTAAAGTTCCAGAGCGATCTTCTTCGGCAGACCGCACTGATGCAGTTTCATGCGTGGACCAACCACGATCACACTACGAGCGGAGTAGTCAACGCGCTTACCGAGGAGGTTTTCACGAAAACGACCCTGCTTACCCTTGATCATGTCGGTCAAGGATTTCAGTGGGCGGTTGCTACTACCGAGGACCGGACGCTTAC
The genomic region above belongs to Blastopirellula marina and contains:
- the rpsL gene encoding 30S ribosomal protein S12, with amino-acid sequence MPTINQLIRRPRKKKRKFSKSPVLDKCPQKRGVCLQVRTMTPKKPNSALRKIARVRLSNQKEVTVYIPGEGHSLQEHSIVLVRGGRVRDLPGVRYQVVRGALDALGVNGRKQSRSRYGAKKS
- the rpsG gene encoding 30S ribosomal protein S7, translating into MGKITASRETLKPDPRYKSILASKFINCLMQDGKKTTAQEVFYGAMDELKKRVPDDEPIDVFTQAVENVKPHVEVRSKRVGGAAYQVPMQVNRTRQQSLAIRWLLLAVREKKGRPAHLKLADELFAAYNREGTAYTRRENVHRMADANKAFSHFAW
- the rpoC gene encoding DNA-directed RNA polymerase subunit beta', which produces MSILESSYDRINDYTAVKISLARPHDIRSWSFGEVKKPETINYRTYRPEKDGLFCERIFGPEKDWECACGKYRGMKYKGMICDRCGVKITHSRVRRKRMGHIELAAPIVHIWFFKAMPSRLGNLLAMKTSSLEKVIYFQDYVVVDPGSTDLEKFQTLTEEEYRGALEQFGSGSFEADMGAEAVRKLLQGLDLVQLSIDLRKDLHETGSKQKRKDLTNRLKIVEAIRDSDNKPEWMVMDVIPVIPPDLRPLVLLDSGNFATSDLNDLYRRIINRNNRLRKLVDLNAPEVIIRNEKRMLQQSVDALFDNNRCKRPVLGSSNRPLKSLTDMIKGKQGRFRENLLGKRVDYSARSVIVVGPRMKLHQCGLPKKIALELYQPFIIRKLKVLGHADTIKSAKKMLERKDEEVWDILESVIQNHPVLLNRAPTLHRMGIQAFEPTLVEGNAIHLHPLVCKGFNADFDGDQMAVHLPLSIEAQVEAHTLMLATNNIFAPSNGKPIMSPSQDVVMGCNFITISLPNRPGEGMTFSSMDEADYAFAQGIIDLHALIKVRLPEGRKLKGEDDEQNSTRIVETTFGRVLFNEMLPPGMDFYNHSLGSSELSKVISDCYQRLGRRATINLLDDMNQLGFRESTRSGLSFATDDLVTPDSKHKIIGEAEKKVIKFKKLYERGVITDKERVNQVLDAWTHAREQITAEMMTEMKNDDRGGHGYINPVYLMADSGARGGTEQIRQLAGMRGLMAKPSGEIIETPIKSNFREGLTVLEYFSSTHGARKGLADTALKTADSGYLTRKLADVAQNVVITQDDCGTTQGITKGVIYRGEKVEVSLADAIKGRVSRQSIVNPITDEVIVRENEMITPDTARKIERMGLERIQVRSPMTCDSGLGCCKACYGMDMSTGDQVEEGMAVGIIAAQSIGEPGTQLTMRTFHIGGVAVTDTEEHEKKTKRGGFVKFTRMRTATNDEGKNIVLTRNGEITIVDAKGREIESYDVPTGATLEVKENDEVKTGQVLCSWNPYSIPIVAEVGGRVRYEDVVEGETMMIEHDSTGFARRMITEHKGDFHPQLVIEDEDGKPLDVYYLPEKAIIDAEEGAKVSAGTTVASTPRESGGVKDITGGLPRVTEIFEARKPKDPAVMAEIDGVVEILSEKKRGKRTIIVRSESGIEREHLVPHGKRFLVHTGDYVRAGQSLIDGPLVPHDILRISGEEAVQQYLLHEIQGVYRSQRVEINDKHIEIIVARMLRKVMVDSAGDTSLLPGLVMDKFDFRRANDQLSRCLKISGTGDSQQFTEGMIVPKEALEQENGQIESLGGTPAKGAKPAAASASTQLLGITKAAVQSSSFISAASFQETTKVLTEAALAGKIDELIGLKENVILGHLIPAGTGFRSFQDSEVRINPEALAELASRTRERTLEDSFPLLQDNGETAQQPGPAAISEMAPAPGLESLLGGGGSIPATEGPAYGDPQPQQPPQPPQGGAEGFEPGTEDEL